TTCATCCAGCGTAGCGGTGCTTACGGATGAGGTCCATACGCCGCGCATGGTGTCCTTGAAATCGTTCATATGCAAAATATCCTTGGCTCTGGATCGGCTCATCAGGCGGCCTGCACCATGGGGGGCGGAATGATTCCAATCAGGATTGCCTTTGCCAATGGCGATAATGGAACCGTCTCGCATATTGATCGGTATGATGACCTTTTCACCTGCTTTGGCTGAGATCGCGCCTTTGCGGATGATTTTGTCCTCTGGATTAATATAGTTATGAATGGTTGTGAATTTCTACAGTTGACGGTAATCCAAGTTCAAGAATTCTGCAATGGCCTTCGACATCCCTTGGCGGTTTAAGAGAGCGAACTCCTGTGCTGCGTACATGTCCGCTAAATATTCGTCAGCCCCAGCCCCTTCGAGGTACATAAGCGGTTTTGGAACCTGGTACACTTCCATGAGTGCTTTATACTTCTCGATAACGGCAGGGATCGCATCAAGATTGCCAGACTTTTTGAGCAGTCCGATCTCCTCGTTTTGCTGAAGAGTCAGGTCTTTCATGCGGTCTGTACAATAGAGCTCCGCTTTTTTCTGATGATATTTGGCGACTTGAAGTCCAAGATTGCGGCTTCCAGAATGGATCACCAGGATTTTGTTACCTGAAGAATCCTCATTAATTTCAATAAAATGATTGCCTCCGCCCAGACTTCCCACACTTCTTAGATGCTTCTCATAGACCGTACCTGTTTTGCTTGCAATGTTCTCTATTTTTTGCTCCAGTAGGGGCTTATGAATAGGGTGAGCGACTTTTTGGTGAATGGAATGACCATGAGGGACTTTATGACGTATAAAGCAATCCAGCTCTTCAAAATTGATATCGATCGGTCCGAGAGATGTAACTTCCATCCCGCAGCCAATATCCACACCGATGAGGTTAGGGACGACCCGTCCTGCAAGCTCAGCCGTAAATCCGATGACGCAGCCCTTTCCTGCATGGGTATCTGGCATGATGCGGATCTGTACACCTTCAAAGGCCTTCTGATTACACAGCTCAAGGACTTGAGCATAAGCCGTTTCATCGATCGTATCTGTAAAAATTTTAGCCGTGTTGTATTTTCCTATAGCTTCTATCATATGAATAACTCCTTTTCTTGCAAACGCGAAAAACCATGATTGTAATAATATAACATTGATCTATATCTGACAGGGATAAAAAACCGTTTAAATTATTTTTTCTGTGAAGTTATTCCTTAATGACGAGACCAAATATTTTGGAGAACAGAAGTGCCTGTGCCGGTGCAATAATGCAGCCATGCAAATCCTCCATGGTCACACCGAGGTTATAAAATTCCGTTTGGCTAAGATCAATGCCTTTTAGCTTCGCACCCGTGAACTGTGTACCGTCAATCATACAGCCGATGAGCTCAATGCCGGCAAATTCGGAATGATAGAAATCCGACTTGATGAGCGAGCACTCCTGAAATGAGATGTTTTTCATGTTGGCAAAACGAAACGTTGCATAATCTCCGGCGCATTCTTGAAAAGATACATTTCGCATAGTTGCGGCGGTAAGGTCAATCCCGATAATTTTGCAATGCGTAAACTGAACTCGATGCAGGACAGAGTCGCTGAAGTTCACATTGGATAAATCACAGTTCTTGAAGACGACATCTGTTAATTCTGCATGCAGAAGAGAGGTGCTGCTAAAGGTGATGTTCTCGAATACCATCTGATCAAATGTTACTTTCTCGGCGATGACATCCATGATCTCTTCCTCCTGACACATGGCCTGGCCATATTCAGCGCGATCCAGAATGGTGGAATCTGCAAGCTTAACCAATGAGAGCTGCTTAGGAAGCTTTGGTTTGGTGATTTTTATAGGTTTGGTTTCGGAATGGGACATGATATTCCTCCGTTCATTAAATAACTCAAGATACATACACATTGATTTTCATTGTATCAGAAATAGCAGCTTTAGCTGGTGAGTGACTGGCGTATCAGCTGAAATACGGGGTGAAGATTTGATTCAATCCAGTTATAATATGGGAACTGCCGTGTGGTTGAATCGATTGAATAAAATGAGAAAAAATGAAGTGCAGCCAGACTATACTTGTTCAAACTTGTTAGAGGTGCGTTCTTTGTTTATTTGAAGGGAGCTAACATGGTGATTATTCTCATCATTTTGTTTATTACTTTATTGGTTGCGCTATCGAATCGTTCCAGATTAAAAGACATGGAAGCCGATATGGAGGCAATCAAACGGAAGCTTAATATTGCGGATAAAGATACACCGCCCTCGGATGAAGAGATAGAAGCGGAACTGCAACAAATGCATGAAGAAGATCAGAAATAAACATCTAAATTATAGATTACGAAATTAATGGAAATGATTAAAAAGTTCTAAATATCTCGTTAAATGTGATGGTTTTTTGTCTAATACCTATACAAGCTTCATCTTCAGGCCTAAACATTCGAAGATTAGGTATGAGCTTGTTATAATAGAGGATAATATCACCCAAGCATATAAATGAGGGAGTTATGAACGATGAAACAACAATTACTGACAGAATCATGGAAAA
This sequence is a window from Paenibacillus urinalis. Protein-coding genes within it:
- a CDS encoding pentapeptide repeat-containing protein, whose protein sequence is MSHSETKPIKITKPKLPKQLSLVKLADSTILDRAEYGQAMCQEEEIMDVIAEKVTFDQMVFENITFSSTSLLHAELTDVVFKNCDLSNVNFSDSVLHRVQFTHCKIIGIDLTAATMRNVSFQECAGDYATFRFANMKNISFQECSLIKSDFYHSEFAGIELIGCMIDGTQFTGAKLKGIDLSQTEFYNLGVTMEDLHGCIIAPAQALLFSKIFGLVIKE